Proteins co-encoded in one Plasmodium reichenowi strain SY57 chromosome 10, whole genome shotgun sequence genomic window:
- a CDS encoding enolase, putative, translated as MAHVITRINAREILDSRGNPTVEVDLETNLGIFRAAVPSGASTGIYEALELRDNDKSRYLGKGVQKAIKNINEIIAPKLIGMNCTEQKKIDNLMVEELDGSKNEWGWSKSKLGANAILAISMAVCRAGAAANKVSLYKYLAQLAGKKSDQMVLPVPCLNVINGGSHAGNKLSFQEFMIVPVGAPSFKEALRYGAEVYHTLKSEIKKKYGIDATNVGDEGGFAPNILNANEALDLLVTAIKSAGYEGKVKIAMDVAASEFYNSENKTYDLDFKTPNNDKSLVKTGAQLVDLYIDLVKKYPIVSIEDPFDQDDWENYAKLTAAIGKDVQIVGDDLLVTNPTRITKALEKNACNALLLKVNQIGSITEAIEACLLSQKNNWGVMVSHRSGETEDVFIADLVVALRTGQIKTGAPCRSERNAKYNQLLRIEESLGNNAVFAGEKFRLQLN; from the exons atggcTCATGTAATAACTCGTATTAATGCCCGTGAAATTTTAG attCTAGAGGAAACCCAACTGTAGAAGTTGACTTAGAGACCAACTTAGGTATTTTCAGAGCTGCCGTACCATCTGGTGCCTCCACTGGTATTTATGAAGCCTTAGAATTAAGAGATAATGACAAGAGCAGGTACTTAGGAAAGGGTGTTCAAAAAGCTATCAAGAACATTAATGAAATTATTGCTCCAAAATTAATTGGAATGAATTGTACTgaacaaaagaaaattgACAATTTAATGGTTGAAGAATTAGATGGAAGTAAAAATGAATGGGGATGGTCAAAAAGTAAATTAGGAGCTAATGCTATTTTAGCTATATCCATGGCTGTATGTAGAGCTGGTGCAGCTGCTAATAAAGTATctttatacaaatatttgGCACAATTAGCTGGAAAGAAAAGTGACCAAATGGTATTACCAGTACCTTGTTTAAACGTTATCAATGGAGGATCCCATGCAGGAAACAAATTATCTTTCCAAGAATTTATGATAGTGCCAGTTGGTGCTCCATCATTTAAAGAAGCCTTAAGATATGGTGCTGAAGTATACCATACCTTAAAATcagaaattaaaaagaaatatggTATTGATGCAACCAATGTAGGTGATGAAGGTGGATTTGCtccaaatatattaaacgCTAATGAAGCTCTTGATTTATTAGTAACTGCCATTAAATCAGCTGGTTATGAAGGAAAGGTTAAAATTGCTATGGATGTTGCAGCTTCTGAATTTTACAACAGTGAAAACAAAACATACGATTTAGATTTCAAAACTCCAAATAATGACAAATCATTAGTTAAGACTGGAGCTCAATTAGTTGACTTATATATTGATTTAGTAAAGAAATATCCAATTGTTTCTATTGAAGATCCATTTGATCAAGATGATTGGGAAAATTATGCTAAATTAACAGCAGCTATTGGAAAGGATGTTCAAATTGTTGGTGATGATTTATTAGTTACAAACCCAACCAGAATTACTAAAGCTCTTGAAAAAAATGCTTGCAATGCCTTACTTCTTAAAGTTAACCAAATCGGTTCTATTACTGAAGCCATTGAAGCTTGCTTATTATCTCAAAAAAATAACTGGGGTGTTATGGTTTCTCACAGATCTGGTGAAACTGAAGATGTTTTTATTGCTGATTTAGTTGTTGCTTTAAGAACCGGACAAATCAAAACAGGAGCACCATGCAGAAGTGAAAGAAACGCCAAATATAACCAATTATTAAGAATTGAAGAATCTTTAGGAAACAATGCTGTTTTTGCTGGAGAAAAATTTAGATTAcaattaaattaa